In candidate division WOR-3 bacterium, the genomic window ATACTCGACCAGGGGTTGAGCGATGCATCGCCCTTTGTACGGGTCAGTGCGGCAAAAGCGTTGATGATGCTTGGCGATGTTCGGGGTAACAGACTGCTGATGGAAATGGCCGCGCAGGATGAAACAGAGCTGCAGGTGAACGCACTGAATGCTCTATACGAGGCAGGCTATGGAGAGCTCGAGCCGGTGGTGATCGGCCTGTGCAGTAACCCAAGCGCGGCTATTCGCGAGGCGGCATACCGGATCGTGGCTTCGAGCGATGAGCAGGAGGCGCGAACGATTCTCTTGCAGGGTATATATGATGAATTTTCCCGCGTGAGAGAGGTTGCTTATTCTGGTCTGGGTAAGTTCCAGGAGATGGACGCGTTGCTCCAGGGGTTACGTGATCCCGATCCACTTGTCCGCATTAGTGTTGCCAGAACACTGGGCGAGTTAGGATCCGACGGTATGTCTGATTTCATACGAGAGGAATTGAGAAAATTCCGGCCCGATGTGTGGGGCAAAGGCGTGATTGCCATTGCTGAAGTACGTGACACGACGAACATTCAATTTTTCAAGAGGTTACTGGAGGAGGGCACGGAGGAACTAAGGATACACGCGGCCGAGGCTCTCCTTATTCTCAATGATGATGCAGGCGTCCAGACGTTGTTGCGCTCCCTGCAGTCGAAAGACCCGTTCGTTCGCATAGGTGCGGTTGAAGTACTATCACGATATGATGTGCCGGATGCTTATGATGAACTGAGGACCGCAGTCCGGGATGAATACATCAATGTTGCTGTCCGGGCTGTCGAGGCATTGGCTAAACATGACGCGGCGAATCAGAAAGAACTCTTTGCCGAGCTGATGGATGCCTCGAACGTCTTGCTCAGGGTCAGTGCAGCATTCGCATATTTGAGGAGCTAAGATGGGTTTGCGTTTGTATAATACAATGAGCGGAAAATTGGAGGAATTCAAGCCGTTGGGCGATACAGTGAAGATTTACACGTGCGGCTTGACTGTTCAGAGTGAACCTCATGTCGGGCACATACGCGCCGCGATGGTTCGTGATACATTGATGCGATGGCTCGGGTATCTTGGATATAATGTAGTGGCGCTTGAGAATTTCACTGATGTGGACGACAAGATAATCGAAAAACAGAAAGAGTTTAACAAAGACTGGCGCATGATCGCCCAGGACAATATCGATACATATCTGTGGGCATGCGACCGATTAAATATCGAGAGGGCGACCTTTTATCCAAGGGCGTCACAGCACATGGAAGAAATAATCGATCTCGTTGCTCGGTTGATTGAGAAAGGATTTGCGTACGAAAAGAAGGGTGACGTATATTTCCGTGTCCGCAAATTCCCCGACTACGGTAAATTGTCAAAAA contains:
- a CDS encoding HEAT repeat domain-containing protein, translating into MKKIVLLVFMLLLTCVSNESKAKRILDQGLSDASPFVRVSAAKALMMLGDVRGNRLLMEMAAQDETELQVNALNALYEAGYGELEPVVIGLCSNPSAAIREAAYRIVASSDEQEARTILLQGIYDEFSRVREVAYSGLGKFQEMDALLQGLRDPDPLVRISVARTLGELGSDGMSDFIREELRKFRPDVWGKGVIAIAEVRDTTNIQFFKRLLEEGTEELRIHAAEALLILNDDAGVQTLLRSLQSKDPFVRIGAVEVLSRYDVPDAYDELRTAVRDEYINVAVRAVEALAKHDAANQKELFAELMDASNVLLRVSAAFAYLRS